A region of Lycium barbarum isolate Lr01 chromosome 3, ASM1917538v2, whole genome shotgun sequence DNA encodes the following proteins:
- the LOC132632630 gene encoding protein MODIFIER OF SNC1 1 isoform X1, with protein MTSNMLAGERRWVSARRGGMTVLGKVAVPKPLNLPSQRLENHGLDPNVEIVPKGTLSWGSRPSSSTSNPWGSSAHSPNADGGTSSPSHLRSRPSSGGSGRPSTAGSDRTQEPTTSAWGTSSRPSSASGPLSSNKAPSTLARPRSAETRPGSSQLSRFADSVSEHPVAWGATATAERLGVLSSKNEGFSLSSGDFPTLGSDKDASGKTTESQDHGSRSRPSSASGKIVQPLEKTTASHSDVKGGAFDAWKRDGQSAEDPPQHGMEKWQGDPHQYHGPNVPPQHFDAWRGPPMNTPAGLWYRGPPGGPPYGAPVPPGGFPIEPFPYFPPQMPPPGIANSQPVPPPGPGSRGHHPRGGDIYRPQMADAYIRPNMPFRPGFYSGPVAFEGYYGPPMGYCNSNEREIPLMGMPPGPPVYNRYSGPNTDPSNTHARIGGHGANTKAMPEGLESAHPDDAKGPYKVILKHDAREEGETREHSTPTNGPNHDRRFQRSLQKHERGGEHDSEKELYSRRTTGSGNSYPPSYDDRGGDSSDTTKAISFEGINTTKAAVDSWTKKSGFESSGGVPPSSSAPEKGSAPAVTAKDSSLMKKIEGLNAKVRASDGRYEAPYVSSEEDMNKSELNSKVTNSINEAKSGPMSLERTHTSGTTGNKGGHPIAAMSRRPSHGMQTRNDHLGKPRFNSQDDGRRKRPITAESSVTCLEPASNVHVCESGPQVEAVGQALTDTSVSGEKESLSDLHDSADTQAQRAKMKELARQRALQLQKEEEERIKQQKAKALAKLEELNRRMQSGDAPLQKAEKDLSPDVIKQDQQGSSPPETVVSTVKPQAHNATLAAHCDVIDASQCILDKGSEHINPPVKLEFGTSIMVQSEIAIPQPQAFQPKQDVNRVSASHGKDTSQSSDGGVIKHKRTSYKQRTNMTPKNMNEKAVPVSITEVSKGPNDVIINNVPSAEAHEVGLNAESNMVNNAKVAVESSSQPRRKGNRTNKNKQKLDTVLPGPASPLPVQNDNNPAKVRAQQKLNSSQLVLDVSSVQAASGDNVVQPSDQSSPVQIGEGHGRVINHWKPQHPRRTQRNQHSNMHTDKFQGGDSVVWAPVRSQSKTEEDGAEASQKTGSGSIGPLKSDNVVQSNSKSKRAEMERYVPKPVAKELAQHGSSQQPLLLSGPSPGPDGTTGRAESRPENSGCSPPTGSTTESFSIESSDGDGKHNNNKQGKAHGVWRQRGSTELALDKNFKSLDHTQSLKPDGDSMKYESTGEFDVSDGWNMRGDFEGPRIQDEGTTGKGKRYPSKSHRSTGNSGYEYKNSSAGTQENHTLSGATEINQMDRRVAAKENRGMGNRTPPPHWQPKSHMVAVNNQQAGVSTGAQNVTREGDRGNKRDYHHDKVNVPLHSEEESCDIGAGKADQLAPEEKIVSDVPNVRNLDPRRERKPASLRGRPYSPNQGPVVKAGSAPAENAEAVQERSNSGLRRNVNQNNRPAQTQECSGDLSSGKDTRQHNTSSGRERRRNNMHYEYQPVGQYNNSKSSNFEVLADGSHNVDQNRYRERGQVQSKRGGGNFHGRQGGPARVNANYD; from the exons ATGACTTCGAATATGTTGGCAGGGGAGAGAAG GTGGGTTTCTGCAAGAAGAGGTGGCATGACTGTCCTTGGAAAAGTGGCTGTCCCAAAACCATTGAACTTACCCAGTCAGCG GTTAGAGAATCATGGTTTGGACCCAAATGTTGAAATTGTTCCCAA GGGTACATTGAGCTGGGGTAGCCGTCCATCTTCCTCTACCTCAAATCCATGGGGTTCCTCAGCACACTCTCCAAATGCTGACGGTGGAACGAGTTCACCAAGTCATCTTAGGTCCCGCCCCTCATCTGGTGGGAGTGGCAGACCTTCAACTGCTGGTAGTGATAGAACACAAGAACCTACCACTAGTGCATGGGGTACCAGTTCTAGGCCTTCGTCAGCTTCTGGGCCATTATCATCAAACAAAGCACCATCAACATTGGCGCGTCCACGCAGTGCAGAGACAAGGCCTGGCAGCTCGCAACTTTCACGGTTTGCTGATTCTGTTTCTGAACATCCAGTAGCATGGGGAGCAACAGCTACTGCAGAGCGTTTG GGAGTACTGTCATCTAAGAATGAAGGCTTTTCTTTGAGTTCTGGGGATTTTCCAACTCTTGGTTCAGATAAAGATGCTTCTGGGAAGACTACCGAGTCACAAG ATCATGGTTCTCGTAGCCGTCCTAGCTCAGCTTCTGGCAAAATAGTACAGCCCCTAGAGAAGACAACTGCATCTCACTCAG ATGTGAAGGGTGGGGCATTTGATGCATGGAAAAGAGATGGTCAAAGTGCTGAGGATCCTCCTCAGCATGGCATGGAGAAATGGCAAGGGGATCCCCATCAGTATCACGGTCCTAATGTTCCACCACAACATTTTGATGCATGGCGTGGTCCTCCTATGAATACTCCAGCTGGTCTTTGGTACAGAGGACCACCTGGGGGGCCACCTTATGGAGCTCCAGTTCCTCCCGGTGGTTTCCCGATTGAACCATTCCCCTACTTTCCACCCCAGATGCCGCCTCCTGGTATTGCAAATTCACAGCCAGTTCCTCCTCCGGGGCCTGGATCTAGAGGGCATCACCCCCGAGGCGGAGATATATATAGACCTCAGATGGCTGATGCTTATATTCGTCCAAATATGCCATTTAGACCTGGTTTTTACTCTGGTCCAGTGGCTTTTGAGGGCTATTATGGACCGCCAATGGGTTATTGTAATTCCAATGAACGGGAAATTCCTCTTATGGGCATGCCTCCTGGTCCCCCAGTCTATAATAGATACTCAGGCCCAAACACTGATCCAAGCAATACTCACGCCAGGATCGGCGGCCATGGTGCTAATACCAAAGCAATGCCAGAGGGACTGGAGTCTGCTCATCCTGATGATGCTAAAGGACCATATAAAGTTATTTTAAAACATGATGCAAGAGAGGAAGGAGAGACTCGGGAACATTCTACGCCCACTAATGGCCCAAATCATGATAGACGCTTTCAGAGATCATTGCAGAAACATGAGCGGGGAGGTGAGCACGACAGTGAGAAGGAATTGTATTCAAGGAGGACTACAGGGAGTGGGAACAGTTATCCGCCCAGCTATGATGATCGCGGAGGTGATTCTTCAGATACCACCAAGGCAATCTCATTTGAAGGTATAAATACTACAAAGGCAGCTGTTGACAGCTGGACAAAGAAATCAGGGTTTGAATCCTCTGGTGGAGTGCCTCCGTCTTCCTCAGCTCCTGAAAAGGGTTCAGCGCCTGCAGTGACTGCCAAAGATTCATCCTTGATGAAGAAGATTGAAGGTCTAAATGCAAAGGTCCGAGCATCTGATGGGCGTTATGAAGCGCCGTATGTTTCGTCAGAAGAGGATATGAATAAGTCAGAACTGAATTCTAAGGTTACCAATTCAATAAATGAAGCTAAAAGTGGTCCTATGTCATTGGAAAGAACTCATACTTCTGGAACCACGGGGAACAAGGGAGGTCATCCAATAGCTGCCATGTCAAG GAGGCCATCTCATGGTATGCAAACCAGAAATGATCATCTTGGTAAACCCAGATTTAATAGTCAAGATGATGGTAGGAGAAAAAGGCCCATTACTGCTGAATCATCTGTAACATGCTTAGAACCTGCTTCTAATGTTCATGTGTGTGAGTCAGGTCCTCAAGTTGAGGCTGTTGGACAAGCTCTAACAGATACAAGCGTGAGTGGTGAAAAAGAATCTTTGTCAGATTTGCATGATTCAGCAGATACCCAGGCTCAG CGCGCAAAGATGAAAGAGTTAGCCAGGCAGCGTGCCTTACAGCTGCAGAAAGAAGAGGAAGAACGAATCAAACAACAGAAAGCCAAAGCTCTTGCTAAATTAGAGGAATTGAATCGCCGTATGCAGTCAGGTGATGCTCCGTTACAGAAGGCTGAAAAGGACTTGTCCCCTGATGTTATCAAGCAAGATCAACAAGGCTCATCACCCCCTGAAACAGTGGTGTCTACTGTCAAACCTCAAGCACACAATGCAACTTTAGCAGCACACTGTGACGTCATTGATGCTAGTCAGTGCATTCTTGACAAAGGCAGTGAGCATATTAATCCACCTGTTAAGTTAGAATTCGGCACTTCTATTATGGTCCAATCAGAAATAGCCATCCCACAACCCCAGGCTTTTCAACCTAAGCAGGATGTCAATAGGGTTTCTgcatctcatggaaaagataCTAGTCAGTCAAGTGATGGGGGTGTCATCAAGCATAAGCGTACTAGCTACAAGCAAAGGACAAATATGACACCGAAGAATATGAATGAAAAAGCTGTCCCTGTTAGCATTACTGAGGTATCTAAGGGCCCTAATGATGTAATTATTAATAATGTCCCATCAGCTGAGGCTCACGAGGTTGGCTTAAATGCTGAATCAAACATGGTCAATAATGCCAAGGTCGCGGTTGAGTCATCTTCGCAGCCGAGAAGGAAAGGTAATAGGACCAACAAGAACAAGCAGAAACTTGATACTGTGCTGCCTGGCCCTGCTTCTCCATTACCAGTGCAAAATGATAATAATCCTGCTAAAGTTCGTGCACAACAGAAGTTGAATTCTTCTCAGTTGGTTCTGGATGTGAGCTCAGTTCAGGCAGCAAGTGGTGATAATGTTGTGCAACCTTCTGACCAGAGTTCTCCTGTGCAAATTGGTGAAGGTCATGGTCGAGTAATTAACCACTGGAAACCTCAGCACCCTCGCAGGACGCAGAGAAATCAGCACTCTAATATGCATACTGATAAGTTTCAGGGAGGTGACTCGGTTGTGTGGGCACCTGTGCGGTCTCAAAGCAAAACTGAAGAAGATGGTGCTGAAGCAAGTCAGAAAACTGGATCTGGTTCCATTGGTCCTCTGAAGAGTGATAATGTGGTGCAGAGTAATTCAAAAAGCAAGAGGGCTGAAATGGAGAGATATGTTCCAAAACCGGTGGCCAAAGAGCTTGCCCAGCATGGTAGTAGTCAGCAGCCGCTGTTGTTGTCAGGCCCTTCTCCTGGTCCAGATGGGACAACTGGCAGGGCAGAATCTAGGCCTGAAAACTCAGGATGTTCCCCACCTACTGGATCTACAACTGAGAGTTTTTCCATAGAGTCTAGCGATGGTGATGGAAAGCACAATAATAATAAGCAAGGCAAAGCACATGGAGTGTGGAGGCAAAGGGGTTCAACAGAATTGGCTTTAGACAAGAATTTTAAGTCCTTGGATCACACTCAATCTTTGAAGCCTGATGGAGATTCTATGAAATATGAATCAACCGGTGAGTTCGATGTATCAGATGGTTGGAACATGCGAGGTGATTTTGAAGGTCCACGTATACAAGATGAGGGAACGACAGGTAAAGGAAAACGCTATCCTTCTAAGAGCCATAGAAGCACAGGAAATTCTGGATATGAATACAAAAACAGCAGTGCGGGGACTCAGGAAAATCACACTCTGTCAGGAGCTACTGAAATAAACCAGATGGACAGAAGAGTTGCAGCAAAGGAAAACCGTGGCATGGGCAATCGTACTCCACCACCCCATTGGCAACCAAAGTCCCACATGGTTGCAGTTAATAATCAACAGGCAGGTGTGTCTACTGGAGCCCAAAATGTTACTAGGGAAGGCGATCGGGGTAATAAGAGGGACTATCATCACGATAAAGTGAATGTTCCCCTACACAGTGAGGAGGAGAGCTGTGATATAGGTGCAGGTAAAGCAGATCAATTAGCACCTGAAGAGAAAATTGTTTCAGACGTGCCAAACGTTCGAAATCTGGATCCAAGAAGAGAGAGAAAGCCTGCTTCATTAAGGGGGCGCCCCTACTCCCCCAATCAAGGCCCTGTTGTCAAAGCTGGATCAGCTCCTGCTGAAAATGCTGAAGCTGTGCAAGAGAGGAGCAACTCAGGTTTGAGGAGGAATGTAAACCAAAATAATCGACCTGCCCAGACCCAGGAATGTAGTGGAGATTTGTCCTCAGGGAAAGATACTCGGCAGCACAACACCTCAAGTGGGCGAGAAAGGCGGAGGAACAACATGCATTATGAGTACCAGCCAGTTGGGCAATACAATAATAGCAAATCAAGTAATTTTGAAGTGCTAGCTGATGGTTCTCACAATGTTGATCAAAATAGATACAGAGAGAGGGGTCAGGTTCAGTCAAAGCGCGGAGGTGGGAATTTCCATGGTAGGCAAGGTGGACCTGCACGAGTAAATGCCAATTATGATTGA
- the LOC132632630 gene encoding protein MODIFIER OF SNC1 1 isoform X2, whose translation MTSNMLAGERRWVSARRGGMTVLGKVAVPKPLNLPSQRLENHGLDPNVEIVPKGTLSWGSRPSSSTSNPWGSSAHSPNADGGTSSPSHLRSRPSSGGSGRPSTAGSDRTQEPTTSAWGTSSRPSSASGPLSSNKAPSTLARPRSAETRPGSSQLSRFADSVSEHPVAWGATATAERLGVLSSKNEGFSLSSGDFPTLGSDKDASGKTTESQDHGSRSRPSSASGKIVQPLEKTTASHSDVKGGAFDAWKRDGQSAEDPPQHGMEKWQGDPHQYHGPNVPPQHFDAWRGPPMNTPAGLWYRGPPGGPPYGAPVPPGGFPIEPFPYFPPQMPPPGIANSQPVPPPGPGSRGHHPRGGDIYRPQMADAYIRPNMPFRPGFYSGPVAFEGYYGPPMGYCNSNEREIPLMGMPPGPPVYNRYSGPNTDPSNTHARIGGHGANTKAMPEGLESAHPDDAKGPYKVILKHDAREEGETREHSTPTNGPNHDRRFQRSLQKHERGGEHDSEKELYSRRTTGSGNSYPPSYDDRGGDSSDTTKAISFEGINTTKAAVDSWTKKSGFESSGGVPPSSSAPEKGSAPAVTAKDSSLMKKIEGLNAKVRASDGRYEAPYVSSEEDMNKSELNSKVTNSINEAKSGPMSLERTHTSGTTGNKGGHPIAAMSRRPSHGMQTRNDHLGKPRFNSQDDGPQVEAVGQALTDTSVSGEKESLSDLHDSADTQAQRAKMKELARQRALQLQKEEEERIKQQKAKALAKLEELNRRMQSGDAPLQKAEKDLSPDVIKQDQQGSSPPETVVSTVKPQAHNATLAAHCDVIDASQCILDKGSEHINPPVKLEFGTSIMVQSEIAIPQPQAFQPKQDVNRVSASHGKDTSQSSDGGVIKHKRTSYKQRTNMTPKNMNEKAVPVSITEVSKGPNDVIINNVPSAEAHEVGLNAESNMVNNAKVAVESSSQPRRKGNRTNKNKQKLDTVLPGPASPLPVQNDNNPAKVRAQQKLNSSQLVLDVSSVQAASGDNVVQPSDQSSPVQIGEGHGRVINHWKPQHPRRTQRNQHSNMHTDKFQGGDSVVWAPVRSQSKTEEDGAEASQKTGSGSIGPLKSDNVVQSNSKSKRAEMERYVPKPVAKELAQHGSSQQPLLLSGPSPGPDGTTGRAESRPENSGCSPPTGSTTESFSIESSDGDGKHNNNKQGKAHGVWRQRGSTELALDKNFKSLDHTQSLKPDGDSMKYESTGEFDVSDGWNMRGDFEGPRIQDEGTTGKGKRYPSKSHRSTGNSGYEYKNSSAGTQENHTLSGATEINQMDRRVAAKENRGMGNRTPPPHWQPKSHMVAVNNQQAGVSTGAQNVTREGDRGNKRDYHHDKVNVPLHSEEESCDIGAGKADQLAPEEKIVSDVPNVRNLDPRRERKPASLRGRPYSPNQGPVVKAGSAPAENAEAVQERSNSGLRRNVNQNNRPAQTQECSGDLSSGKDTRQHNTSSGRERRRNNMHYEYQPVGQYNNSKSSNFEVLADGSHNVDQNRYRERGQVQSKRGGGNFHGRQGGPARVNANYD comes from the exons ATGACTTCGAATATGTTGGCAGGGGAGAGAAG GTGGGTTTCTGCAAGAAGAGGTGGCATGACTGTCCTTGGAAAAGTGGCTGTCCCAAAACCATTGAACTTACCCAGTCAGCG GTTAGAGAATCATGGTTTGGACCCAAATGTTGAAATTGTTCCCAA GGGTACATTGAGCTGGGGTAGCCGTCCATCTTCCTCTACCTCAAATCCATGGGGTTCCTCAGCACACTCTCCAAATGCTGACGGTGGAACGAGTTCACCAAGTCATCTTAGGTCCCGCCCCTCATCTGGTGGGAGTGGCAGACCTTCAACTGCTGGTAGTGATAGAACACAAGAACCTACCACTAGTGCATGGGGTACCAGTTCTAGGCCTTCGTCAGCTTCTGGGCCATTATCATCAAACAAAGCACCATCAACATTGGCGCGTCCACGCAGTGCAGAGACAAGGCCTGGCAGCTCGCAACTTTCACGGTTTGCTGATTCTGTTTCTGAACATCCAGTAGCATGGGGAGCAACAGCTACTGCAGAGCGTTTG GGAGTACTGTCATCTAAGAATGAAGGCTTTTCTTTGAGTTCTGGGGATTTTCCAACTCTTGGTTCAGATAAAGATGCTTCTGGGAAGACTACCGAGTCACAAG ATCATGGTTCTCGTAGCCGTCCTAGCTCAGCTTCTGGCAAAATAGTACAGCCCCTAGAGAAGACAACTGCATCTCACTCAG ATGTGAAGGGTGGGGCATTTGATGCATGGAAAAGAGATGGTCAAAGTGCTGAGGATCCTCCTCAGCATGGCATGGAGAAATGGCAAGGGGATCCCCATCAGTATCACGGTCCTAATGTTCCACCACAACATTTTGATGCATGGCGTGGTCCTCCTATGAATACTCCAGCTGGTCTTTGGTACAGAGGACCACCTGGGGGGCCACCTTATGGAGCTCCAGTTCCTCCCGGTGGTTTCCCGATTGAACCATTCCCCTACTTTCCACCCCAGATGCCGCCTCCTGGTATTGCAAATTCACAGCCAGTTCCTCCTCCGGGGCCTGGATCTAGAGGGCATCACCCCCGAGGCGGAGATATATATAGACCTCAGATGGCTGATGCTTATATTCGTCCAAATATGCCATTTAGACCTGGTTTTTACTCTGGTCCAGTGGCTTTTGAGGGCTATTATGGACCGCCAATGGGTTATTGTAATTCCAATGAACGGGAAATTCCTCTTATGGGCATGCCTCCTGGTCCCCCAGTCTATAATAGATACTCAGGCCCAAACACTGATCCAAGCAATACTCACGCCAGGATCGGCGGCCATGGTGCTAATACCAAAGCAATGCCAGAGGGACTGGAGTCTGCTCATCCTGATGATGCTAAAGGACCATATAAAGTTATTTTAAAACATGATGCAAGAGAGGAAGGAGAGACTCGGGAACATTCTACGCCCACTAATGGCCCAAATCATGATAGACGCTTTCAGAGATCATTGCAGAAACATGAGCGGGGAGGTGAGCACGACAGTGAGAAGGAATTGTATTCAAGGAGGACTACAGGGAGTGGGAACAGTTATCCGCCCAGCTATGATGATCGCGGAGGTGATTCTTCAGATACCACCAAGGCAATCTCATTTGAAGGTATAAATACTACAAAGGCAGCTGTTGACAGCTGGACAAAGAAATCAGGGTTTGAATCCTCTGGTGGAGTGCCTCCGTCTTCCTCAGCTCCTGAAAAGGGTTCAGCGCCTGCAGTGACTGCCAAAGATTCATCCTTGATGAAGAAGATTGAAGGTCTAAATGCAAAGGTCCGAGCATCTGATGGGCGTTATGAAGCGCCGTATGTTTCGTCAGAAGAGGATATGAATAAGTCAGAACTGAATTCTAAGGTTACCAATTCAATAAATGAAGCTAAAAGTGGTCCTATGTCATTGGAAAGAACTCATACTTCTGGAACCACGGGGAACAAGGGAGGTCATCCAATAGCTGCCATGTCAAG GAGGCCATCTCATGGTATGCAAACCAGAAATGATCATCTTGGTAAACCCAGATTTAATAGTCAAGATGATG GTCCTCAAGTTGAGGCTGTTGGACAAGCTCTAACAGATACAAGCGTGAGTGGTGAAAAAGAATCTTTGTCAGATTTGCATGATTCAGCAGATACCCAGGCTCAG CGCGCAAAGATGAAAGAGTTAGCCAGGCAGCGTGCCTTACAGCTGCAGAAAGAAGAGGAAGAACGAATCAAACAACAGAAAGCCAAAGCTCTTGCTAAATTAGAGGAATTGAATCGCCGTATGCAGTCAGGTGATGCTCCGTTACAGAAGGCTGAAAAGGACTTGTCCCCTGATGTTATCAAGCAAGATCAACAAGGCTCATCACCCCCTGAAACAGTGGTGTCTACTGTCAAACCTCAAGCACACAATGCAACTTTAGCAGCACACTGTGACGTCATTGATGCTAGTCAGTGCATTCTTGACAAAGGCAGTGAGCATATTAATCCACCTGTTAAGTTAGAATTCGGCACTTCTATTATGGTCCAATCAGAAATAGCCATCCCACAACCCCAGGCTTTTCAACCTAAGCAGGATGTCAATAGGGTTTCTgcatctcatggaaaagataCTAGTCAGTCAAGTGATGGGGGTGTCATCAAGCATAAGCGTACTAGCTACAAGCAAAGGACAAATATGACACCGAAGAATATGAATGAAAAAGCTGTCCCTGTTAGCATTACTGAGGTATCTAAGGGCCCTAATGATGTAATTATTAATAATGTCCCATCAGCTGAGGCTCACGAGGTTGGCTTAAATGCTGAATCAAACATGGTCAATAATGCCAAGGTCGCGGTTGAGTCATCTTCGCAGCCGAGAAGGAAAGGTAATAGGACCAACAAGAACAAGCAGAAACTTGATACTGTGCTGCCTGGCCCTGCTTCTCCATTACCAGTGCAAAATGATAATAATCCTGCTAAAGTTCGTGCACAACAGAAGTTGAATTCTTCTCAGTTGGTTCTGGATGTGAGCTCAGTTCAGGCAGCAAGTGGTGATAATGTTGTGCAACCTTCTGACCAGAGTTCTCCTGTGCAAATTGGTGAAGGTCATGGTCGAGTAATTAACCACTGGAAACCTCAGCACCCTCGCAGGACGCAGAGAAATCAGCACTCTAATATGCATACTGATAAGTTTCAGGGAGGTGACTCGGTTGTGTGGGCACCTGTGCGGTCTCAAAGCAAAACTGAAGAAGATGGTGCTGAAGCAAGTCAGAAAACTGGATCTGGTTCCATTGGTCCTCTGAAGAGTGATAATGTGGTGCAGAGTAATTCAAAAAGCAAGAGGGCTGAAATGGAGAGATATGTTCCAAAACCGGTGGCCAAAGAGCTTGCCCAGCATGGTAGTAGTCAGCAGCCGCTGTTGTTGTCAGGCCCTTCTCCTGGTCCAGATGGGACAACTGGCAGGGCAGAATCTAGGCCTGAAAACTCAGGATGTTCCCCACCTACTGGATCTACAACTGAGAGTTTTTCCATAGAGTCTAGCGATGGTGATGGAAAGCACAATAATAATAAGCAAGGCAAAGCACATGGAGTGTGGAGGCAAAGGGGTTCAACAGAATTGGCTTTAGACAAGAATTTTAAGTCCTTGGATCACACTCAATCTTTGAAGCCTGATGGAGATTCTATGAAATATGAATCAACCGGTGAGTTCGATGTATCAGATGGTTGGAACATGCGAGGTGATTTTGAAGGTCCACGTATACAAGATGAGGGAACGACAGGTAAAGGAAAACGCTATCCTTCTAAGAGCCATAGAAGCACAGGAAATTCTGGATATGAATACAAAAACAGCAGTGCGGGGACTCAGGAAAATCACACTCTGTCAGGAGCTACTGAAATAAACCAGATGGACAGAAGAGTTGCAGCAAAGGAAAACCGTGGCATGGGCAATCGTACTCCACCACCCCATTGGCAACCAAAGTCCCACATGGTTGCAGTTAATAATCAACAGGCAGGTGTGTCTACTGGAGCCCAAAATGTTACTAGGGAAGGCGATCGGGGTAATAAGAGGGACTATCATCACGATAAAGTGAATGTTCCCCTACACAGTGAGGAGGAGAGCTGTGATATAGGTGCAGGTAAAGCAGATCAATTAGCACCTGAAGAGAAAATTGTTTCAGACGTGCCAAACGTTCGAAATCTGGATCCAAGAAGAGAGAGAAAGCCTGCTTCATTAAGGGGGCGCCCCTACTCCCCCAATCAAGGCCCTGTTGTCAAAGCTGGATCAGCTCCTGCTGAAAATGCTGAAGCTGTGCAAGAGAGGAGCAACTCAGGTTTGAGGAGGAATGTAAACCAAAATAATCGACCTGCCCAGACCCAGGAATGTAGTGGAGATTTGTCCTCAGGGAAAGATACTCGGCAGCACAACACCTCAAGTGGGCGAGAAAGGCGGAGGAACAACATGCATTATGAGTACCAGCCAGTTGGGCAATACAATAATAGCAAATCAAGTAATTTTGAAGTGCTAGCTGATGGTTCTCACAATGTTGATCAAAATAGATACAGAGAGAGGGGTCAGGTTCAGTCAAAGCGCGGAGGTGGGAATTTCCATGGTAGGCAAGGTGGACCTGCACGAGTAAATGCCAATTATGATTGA